Proteins co-encoded in one Setaria viridis chromosome 9, Setaria_viridis_v4.0, whole genome shotgun sequence genomic window:
- the LOC117837769 gene encoding ubiquitin-activating enzyme E1 3 → MVAGEEAGGGGGSGNMSGVAEIDEDLHSRQLAVYGRETMRRLFASNVLISGLNGLGAEIAKNLALAGVKSVTLHDAGNVEMWDLSGNFFLSEDDIGKNRAVACAAKLQELNNAVDISALTEELTTEHLSKFQVAVFTDISLDKAFQFDDYCRSHQPPISFIKTEVRGLFGSVFCDFGPEFAVHDFDGEDPHTGIIASISNDNPATVYCIDDERLDFQEGDLVVFSEVQGMIELNDGKPRKIIRSRPYSFCIEEDTNNFGIYTKGGIVMQVKEQMVVEFKSLRDSIREPGNFPLSDCLKFDRPPLLHFAFLALDKFRKEFGRFPAVGCAQDGQRIVEFTASFNEATIDYKIEGKLDEKLLRLFASGSRAVLNPMAAIFGGIVGQEVVKACSGKFQPLYQFFYLDSVESLPTHQLDPKDLKPLNSRYDAQISVFGSRLQKKLRDANVFVVGSGALGCEFLKNLALMGVSCSRKGKLTITDDDVIEKSNLSSQFLFRDWNIGQAKSTVAATAASAINSCLHIDALQNRACPETEHVFHDAFWEGLDVVINALDNVNARMYMDMRCLYFQKPLLESGTLGTKCNTQMVIPHLTENYGASQDPPEKQAPMCTVHSFPHNIDHCVTWARSEFEGLLDKTPNEVNSFLSNPTQYAAAMKKAGDAQARELLERVRECLEKERCERFEDCITWARLKFEDYFSNRVKQLTFTFPEDAATSTGAPFWSAPKRFPRPLEFSTTDLSHVQFIMAASILRAVSFGITVPDWAKSTTNLIDAISKVYVPEFKPKSGVKIETDEKANNISSASVDDAAVIEDLLAKLEASAKKLPPGFRLKPIHFEKDDDTNFHMDLIAGLANMRARNYGIQEVDRLKAKFIAGRIIPAIATSTAMATGLVCLELYKVLAGGHPVEDYHNTFSNLALPMLTKSEPLPPTVIKHKGMRWTVWDRWSIKGDITVAELLKWLSDKGLSAYSVSCGTSLLYNTMFPRHKDRLSRKIADVAKEVAKVDVPEYRKHLDVVVACEDDKGKDIDIPLISIYFR, encoded by the exons ATGgtggccggggaggaggcgggcggcggcggggggagcgGCAATATGAGCGGGGTGGCGGAGATCGATGAGGACCTGCACAGCAGGCAGCTTGCCGTGTACGGGAGGGAGACGATGCGGCGGCTGTTCGCGTCCAACGTGCTCATCTCCGGTCTGAACGGGCTTGGAGCTGAGATCG CAAAGAATCTTGCTCTGGCTGGTGTTAAGTCTGTCACCCTACATGATGCGGGAAATGTGGAAATGTGGGACCTATCGGGCAATTTCTTTCTATCTGAGGATGACATTGGGAAGAACAGGGCTGTTGCTTGTGCTGCAAAGCTTCAAGAACTTAACAATGCTGTCGATATATCTGCTTTAACAGAAGAATTGACCACCGAGCACCTTTCAAAGTTCCAG GTGGCTGTTTTCACTGACATTAGTCTGGACAAGGCGTTTCAATTCGATGATTATTGTCGCAGCCACCAGCCCCCAATTTCCTTTATCAAAACAGAAGTCCGTGGTCTTTTTGGTAGTGTCTTTTGTGACTTTGGGCCTGAGTTCGCTGTTCATGATTTTGATGGTGAAGATCCGCATACTGGCATAATTGCATCAATCAGCAATGACAATCCTGCAACGGTGTACTGTATTGATGATGAGCGCCTTGATTTCCAGGAAGGTGATCTTGTTGTTTTCTCAGAGGTCCAGGGAATGATTGAACTGAATGATGGGAAGCCAAGGAAGATAATACGTTCAAGACCATATTCGTTCTGCATCGAGGAGGATACAAATAACTTTGGCATCTATACAAAAGGTGGAATTGTTATGCAGGTGAAAGAACAAATGGTTGTAGAATTTAAGAGTTTGAGAGATTCTATTAgagaacctggcaatttccctCTGAGTGATTGTTTGAAGTTTGACCGCCCACCTCTGCTTCATTTTGCATTCCTAGCTTTGGATAAATTTAGGAAAGAGTTTGGACGTTTCCCTGCTGTTGGTTGTGCCCAGGATGGCCAAAGGATTGTGGAGTTCACTGCTTCTTTCAATGAAGCCACAATTGATTACAAGATTGAAGGTAAGCTTGATGAGAAGTTGCTGCGGCTTTTTGCAAGTGGTTCTAGAGCTGTCCTGAACCCAATGGCTGCTATTTTTGGTGGAATTGTTGGTCAAGAAGTTGTGAAGGCATGTTCTGGAAAATTTCAGCCACTGTACCAG TTCTTCTACTTGGATTCGGTTGAATCTCTGCCAACCCATCAATTGGACCCTAAAGACTTGAAGCCATTGAATAGCCGCTATGATGCTCAGATTTCTGTTTTTGGCTCTAGGCTTCAAAAAAAGCTGCGAGATGCCAATGTCTTTGTTGTGGGATCTGGTGCTCTTGGATGCGAATTCTTGAAGAACCTGGCTTTAATGGGAGTATCTTGCAGCCGTAAAGGGAAACTAACTATAACAGATGATGATGTCATTGAGAAAAGTAACTTGAGCAGCCAATTTCTGTTTCGTGATTGGAATATTGGACAGGCTAAATCTACAGTTGCAGCTACAGCAGCTAGTGCTATCAATTCCTGCCTTCACATTGATGCTCTCCAGAATCGTGCTTGTCCAGAGACCGAGCATGTGTTCCATGATGCATTCTGGGAGGGCCTTGATGTTGTCATCAATGCACTTGATAATGTTAATGCTAGGATGTACATGGACATGAGATGCTTATACTTCCAGAAACCACTCTTGGAATCTGGAACGTTGGGTACTAAATGTAATACACAAATGGTAATTCCTCACCTTACTGAAAATTATGGGGCTTCACAAGACCCTCCTGAGAAGCAGGCACCCATGTGCACAGTCCATTCATTTCCGCACAATATTGACCATTGTGTGACATGGGCTCGCTCAGAATTTGAGGGTCTGCTAGATAAAACTCCAAATGAAGTCAACTCTTTTCTGTCTAATCCTACGCAATATGCTGCTGCCATGAAAAAGGCTGGTGATGCTCAGGCCAGAGAATTGCTTGAGCGTGTACGTGAATGCCTTGAGAAGGAGCGCTgtgaaagatttgaagattgcATAACCTGGGCAAGACTGAA ATTTGAAGATTACTTCTCTAATCGTGTGAAGCAGCTAACATTCACATTTCCTGAAGATGCCGCCACTAGCACAGGAGCCCCTTTCTGGTCTGCTCCAAAGCGTTTCCCTCGCCCGCTGGAATTTTCAACTACGGATTTATCACATGTTCAGTTTATAATGGCCGCTTCCATATTGAGAGCAGTGTCTTTTGGAATCACTGTACCTGACTGGGCAAAGAGCACTACTAATCTGATCGATGCAATCAGTAAAGTTTACGTACCTGAATTTAAGCCAAAGAGTGGGGTTAAGATTGAGACAGATGAAAAGGCCAATAACATCTCCAGTGCCTCAGTTGATGATGCCGCTGTTATTGAAGACCTTTTAGCCAAGTTGGAAGCATCTGCCAAGAAACTACCTCCAGGATTCCGATTGAAACCTATTCATTTTGAGAAG GATGATGATACAAATTTCCACATGGACTTGATTGCTGGCCTCGCAAATATGCGCGCAAGGAACTACGGCATCCAAGAGGTCGACAGGCTGAAGGCGAAGTTTATTGCTGGAAGGATCATCCCGGCTATTGCAACTTCAACAGCCATGGCCACAGGACTTGTGTGCCTTGAGCTTTACAAGGTTCTGGCCGGTGGGCACCCAGTCGAAGACTACCACAATACATTTTCTAACCTGGCGCTACCGATGCTCACCAAATCTGAACCTCTTCCACCCACTGTGATCAAGCATAAAGGTATGAGGTGGACCGTATGGGATCGATGGTCTATCAAGGGTGACATCACAGTTGCAGAGCTACTGAAGTGGTTAAGTGACAAGGGCCTGAGCGCTTACAGTGTCTCCTGCGGCACATCGTTGCTGTACAACACAATGTTCCCAAGGCACAAGGATCGATTGAGCAGGAAGATTGCGGATGTTGCCAAGGAGGTGGCAAAGGTTGACGTCCCAGAATACAGGAAGCATCTGGATGTCGTCGTTGCTTGTGAGGATGACAAAGGGAAGGACATCGACATTCCTCTTATCTCCATTTACTTCCGATAG